Below is a window of Diaminobutyricibacter sp. McL0608 DNA.
GTCAGGGCCGCGTGGAGTCCGGTGAGTCGAGCATCCTCGTCGACGAGCGTCACAGGGATATCGTGGCGCCGACCGAACAGCGCGCCGCGACCCGCCGTGACCGGGAACGCCGAGACACCGGCCGTGGTCTCTGCGATGGCGCGAGCGAGGTCGTCGATGGTGGCGTGGGTGCTGAACGGTGGGACGACTGTCACATGGAGCGGCCATTCACGGACCGCGAACCGCGTGCCGGCGTGGAGCGGCTCCAGAGGGATGACGACGACGACCCGCGACATGTGCCGATTTTAAGCTGCGAAGGTCCGAAGGCTCCTGCACTCCGTTCCCAGTTCGACCGGCCAGAGTGATGGTCTGACCGCGTGCGTGAAGAACGGGGAGCCACGAGACGATGACAGCGCCGACGGTCCACACCGGCCGGTTCGTGCCCGGCCGGATGCAGGAGTTCCGCGATTTCCTCGCGGCGCACGCCTCTGCATCCGTCGCCGTGCTCGCCGCCGTCTGCGCCATCGCGGCGTGGTGGCGCATCCCTGCGGTGGCGCGCAACACGCTCTGGGCGGAAGACGGAAGGAATTTCCTCCAGGATGCGGTCAACCACGGCCCCCTGACCTCGCTCACGATTCCGTACGCAGGCTATCTCCACACCATCCCGCGGCTGATCGCGGCCTTCACCGTCACCTTCGTTCCGGTTCCTCAATGGGCGGACGCGATGACGGCCGGCTCCTGCATCGTCGCCGGAATCCTGGCGGCAGTGGTCTTCGTCTGCACCCGGGATGTCGTCCCCTGGCTGCCGGGCCGAATGATGATCGCCGGTCTCACGGTTCTCGCGCCGCTCGCACCCCGCGAGGTGCTCGGCGACGCTGCGAATGTGCACTCGCTGGTGCTCTGGACGGTGTTGTGGATGCTCCTCTACACACCGCGGACGCGCGCGGGCTCGATCGTTCTCGGAGTCGTCGCGTTTCCGGGAGCCGCGACCGAGATCCAGTGCCTGCTGCTCCTCCCGCTCGCCCTCATCCGCTGGCGAGACCGGAGTCGGTGGCCGATGTTCGCGGGACTCGCGATCGGACTGGCGATGGAGTTGTTCGTCACTCTGTTCTGGCCGCGCCCGCCGTCCGGGCATCCACCGATCGAAACACTGTCCATCGCCTACGGCTACCTGATCAACGCCGTCACGCCGCTGGTGACTCCGCAGAACTCCATCGGACCGGTCCTGGTGAGCAGCGGACCGCTCGTCGGCATCGCCGTATTCGCCGCGGTCGCATGTGCGCTCGTCTACGTCATACTGCGGGGAACGTTCACGCAGCGCATCGCCGGCAGCGGGCTCGTCGCCGGCTCGATCGCGTTCTACACGATCGCGGTCGTCACCAATCCCAACTCGTTCTACGATTACG
It encodes the following:
- a CDS encoding 2'-5' RNA ligase family protein produces the protein MSRVVVVIPLEPLHAGTRFAVREWPLHVTVVPPFSTHATIDDLARAIAETTAGVSAFPVTAGRGALFGRRHDIPVTLVDEDARLTGLHAALTAALHPLALPSSERSFQPGPYRPHVTVKGERRAAEGEVLRLRQVALVDMAPRSSPGGREVLATVELAPAQTG